Proteins from one Mesotoga infera genomic window:
- a CDS encoding PEGA domain-containing protein, whose protein sequence is MKKALLVSFLIVLAAVSFGVVTYDLQKVIIVPEKPQGTLEVTIWLDRDNGSLYYSGEEVKTYFKVNKDAYVAIYDITPNGEIQLIFPNGYDRDNFVRANRNYTLPTDSATTRYRLQLTSETGGGKEIFQIVASTQPLGFLDDLLKKVQSGDVFPKASSSADDFVVSKVIPVIDKQEYAVSTAWFYLDIMPNKGYARITTTPSGAILYVDGKNIGTSPITLELDEGNHIVTAYRDGYRTETRQFTISAGRTVDIKIDLQKLVSNYQLSIATNPSSADVYIDNRYVGRSPLNLTLEEGTKNLRIERSGYETYYETFVLDRSISKNISLKKIAASYQLSLITNPSGADVYIDNTYMGRSPLNLTLEEGTKNLRIDRSGYETYYETFVLDRSISKNITLKPIVVNYQLSLITNPSSADVYIDNTYMGRSPLNLTLPEGTKNLRIEKSGYETYYETLLLNRSISKSITLSPQIKTYKLSVSSSPSNARVYINGTYEGMTPIALTLKEGTYTVQLTLDGYEDFVTSVNLDRDRQVTATLYSKKARLSIETDPSNATIYVDNSYVGRSPITIDLDAGRHTVKIEKAGYLTETRDVNLSAGTTSSLKVVMQEEKPVARINITSDPKNARIFINGKDYGITDRIVELEPGYYEIIIVLEGYRVSITYRYFGKGDHNLSFNLTKID, encoded by the coding sequence ATGAAAAAAGCGCTTCTGGTTTCATTTTTAATAGTCCTGGCAGCTGTTTCCTTTGGAGTGGTAACTTACGATCTACAGAAGGTGATAATCGTTCCAGAAAAACCTCAGGGTACTCTCGAGGTTACGATCTGGCTCGATCGAGACAACGGATCTCTATATTACTCCGGTGAGGAAGTGAAAACGTACTTCAAAGTCAACAAGGATGCTTATGTGGCCATATACGACATTACTCCCAATGGAGAAATACAATTGATCTTCCCCAATGGCTATGATAGAGACAATTTCGTAAGGGCAAATAGAAATTACACCCTTCCCACCGACAGTGCAACGACACGTTATAGATTGCAACTGACGAGTGAAACCGGCGGAGGAAAGGAGATCTTCCAGATAGTGGCATCGACACAGCCCCTGGGTTTTCTCGACGATCTCCTAAAGAAAGTCCAGAGCGGTGATGTCTTCCCGAAAGCCAGCTCCAGTGCCGACGATTTCGTTGTCTCCAAAGTCATACCGGTCATCGACAAGCAGGAGTACGCAGTTTCTACGGCCTGGTTCTACCTCGACATTATGCCGAACAAAGGATACGCCAGGATAACTACCACGCCTTCTGGCGCCATCCTGTATGTCGATGGAAAGAACATCGGAACAAGCCCGATCACACTGGAACTGGACGAAGGCAACCATATAGTGACCGCTTACAGAGACGGTTACAGAACGGAAACTAGGCAGTTCACCATAAGCGCCGGTAGAACTGTGGACATCAAGATCGATCTTCAGAAATTGGTCAGCAACTACCAGCTGTCCATCGCAACTAACCCTTCGAGTGCCGACGTTTACATCGACAACAGGTATGTAGGTCGCAGTCCGCTAAACCTGACACTCGAAGAGGGAACCAAGAACCTGCGGATCGAAAGGTCCGGTTACGAGACCTATTACGAGACCTTCGTGCTCGACCGCTCGATTTCCAAGAACATATCCCTGAAGAAGATAGCCGCCAGTTATCAGTTATCTCTCATAACCAATCCTTCGGGAGCAGATGTCTATATCGACAACACGTACATGGGTCGCAGTCCGCTCAACCTGACGCTCGAAGAGGGAACCAAGAATCTGAGGATAGATAGATCAGGTTACGAAACCTATTACGAGACCTTCGTGCTCGACCGCTCGATTTCCAAGAACATAACTCTCAAACCGATCGTCGTCAATTACCAGCTCTCACTGATAACGAACCCTTCGAGTGCCGATGTATATATCGACAACACGTACATGGGACGCAGCCCGCTTAACCTTACACTTCCTGAAGGGACCAAGAATCTGCGGATCGAGAAGTCGGGTTACGAAACCTATTACGAGACCTTGCTGCTGAACCGTTCGATATCCAAGAGTATAACGCTCTCCCCTCAAATCAAGACCTACAAGCTATCGGTTTCGAGTTCTCCTTCGAATGCCAGAGTCTATATCAACGGTACTTACGAAGGCATGACACCGATAGCGCTGACACTGAAAGAGGGAACATACACGGTTCAGCTTACGCTCGACGGCTACGAAGACTTCGTGACATCTGTCAATCTGGATAGAGATAGACAGGTGACCGCAACGCTCTACAGCAAGAAGGCCAGACTTTCGATCGAAACCGATCCCTCCAACGCTACCATCTATGTTGACAACTCATATGTCGGAAGATCTCCTATAACCATAGATCTAGATGCAGGAAGACACACGGTCAAGATCGAAAAGGCCGGCTATCTAACCGAGACCAGAGACGTAAATCTGAGCGCCGGTACAACATCGTCGCTGAAGGTAGTTATGCAGGAAGAGAAACCGGTCGCGAGAATAAACATAACATCAGATCCCAAGAACGCCAGGATCTTTATAAACGGTAAGGACTACGGAATAACCGACCGCATTGTCGAGCTGGAACCCGGGTACTACGAAATAATAATCGTTCTTGAAGGTTATAGGGTGTCGATCACTTATCGCTACTTCGGAAAGGGAGATCACAACCTTTCATTTAATCTGACTAAAATCGATTGA
- a CDS encoding DUF5693 family protein gives MLAALMGIIIAILYIPWRFRFDEVYAKTTLVTESAVEGVDSLTLISAKDLKSRSSELGVSVIFIDLKDHWSLLPEILPLQRPIILTGISPYTAAQLAEMLDSHSTYTGYMEFDERGEYVKEVLKLRREKTLVFRVHNLKKKEYPNYDVKAAVVRYVRAVRERSIDMLLFLKPENDFAYEDFVRQVDEKLEELNLLQSSVTSPRAGNSRFFILSTAFILFLVASLSPFLALVILPLWIFFPSIGLPLGAISGHFAIYYYLSKTARDTVRGILLFFAFSVFLGLSINSSMLTPAYQNGLELFRGVKLSLVTLPGWLFLRGFLRSAKQKMSGADVAILCLVAIGAVYYILRSGNFSLVLDLERQIRDILDSLLLVRPRFKEILAYPLLVISIKNGFKFEGKLGPLIIAGGSISIVSVVNTFCHATVPLWTGLLRSLYSLVFGVLFALVLKWFSNKNGNIIKESEGSLNVESREGSK, from the coding sequence TTGTTAGCTGCCCTGATGGGTATAATAATAGCCATACTGTATATTCCATGGAGATTCAGATTCGACGAAGTATACGCAAAAACCACTCTGGTTACCGAAAGTGCCGTTGAAGGAGTCGATTCTTTGACTTTGATCTCTGCGAAAGATTTGAAGTCGCGTTCGTCGGAACTCGGTGTTTCAGTCATATTCATCGATTTGAAGGATCATTGGTCGCTTCTCCCGGAGATTCTCCCCCTCCAGAGGCCTATAATATTGACCGGCATTTCGCCCTATACCGCTGCGCAACTGGCCGAGATGTTGGACAGTCACTCTACGTACACCGGGTATATGGAGTTCGATGAGCGAGGCGAATACGTCAAAGAGGTACTGAAATTGCGAAGAGAGAAGACCCTGGTCTTTAGAGTGCACAACTTGAAGAAAAAGGAATACCCGAACTACGATGTTAAGGCGGCCGTTGTGAGATATGTCAGGGCCGTTCGTGAAAGAAGTATCGATATGCTACTTTTCTTAAAACCTGAAAACGACTTCGCCTACGAAGATTTCGTCAGGCAGGTTGACGAGAAACTTGAAGAATTGAACCTTCTTCAGAGTTCGGTTACCTCTCCCAGGGCGGGGAATTCCAGGTTTTTCATTCTTTCCACGGCTTTCATCCTCTTTCTGGTGGCCTCCCTCAGTCCTTTTCTGGCACTGGTGATCCTGCCTTTATGGATATTCTTCCCTTCCATAGGACTACCGTTGGGAGCGATATCGGGACACTTCGCCATATATTACTATCTATCGAAGACCGCAAGAGATACTGTGAGAGGAATCCTGTTATTTTTTGCCTTTTCGGTTTTTCTTGGATTGTCGATCAACTCTTCCATGCTTACACCGGCCTATCAAAACGGTCTTGAACTATTCCGTGGAGTAAAACTGTCCCTCGTCACCCTTCCCGGATGGCTCTTCCTGAGAGGTTTCCTGCGAAGCGCAAAGCAAAAGATGAGCGGAGCAGATGTCGCGATTCTTTGTCTGGTAGCCATCGGGGCTGTATACTACATACTGAGAAGCGGGAATTTTTCGTTGGTGCTGGACCTGGAAAGGCAAATCAGGGATATTCTAGATAGCCTGTTGCTTGTAAGACCGCGTTTCAAAGAGATTCTGGCGTACCCGCTTCTGGTGATATCAATAAAGAACGGTTTCAAGTTCGAGGGAAAGCTCGGACCGTTGATAATTGCCGGTGGTTCAATATCGATAGTTTCAGTCGTCAACACTTTTTGCCATGCCACTGTTCCCCTCTGGACAGGCCTTCTGAGGAGTCTGTACTCGTTGGTCTTCGGCGTATTGTTCGCGCTGGTATTGAAGTGGTTTTCTAATAAAAACGGTAACATTATCAAAGAATCGGAAGGATCTTTGAACGTGGAAAGCAGAGAGGGGTCTAAATAA
- a CDS encoding RluA family pseudouridine synthase, which translates to MEDGNYYERLDRFLRNVLDDLKLSSIYKLLRKGNVKVNGKRVKDGSHRLSIGDVLQVYYLGDSSRMKRLEETRELTPRKIPLDIIYEDDAIIALDKPAGISVHPGKGIQIVTLIEGLLAYGREKGFEPHPVHRLDKHTSGVILFSKSLASAREVSRLFREHKVEKIYLTLVKDFPQAENGRLESMSEGVLEALEYSLEKRYREVSLLKVRLHTGKKHQIRRQMAQIGCPVAGDDVYGDRTFNRNFKKASGLKRYFLHCQHLGFTYSSGSKITVDSKLPEDLLKVLASLE; encoded by the coding sequence GTGGAAGACGGTAATTATTACGAGAGACTGGACAGGTTCTTGAGAAATGTTCTCGATGATCTGAAGCTCTCTTCAATATACAAACTTCTCAGAAAGGGAAACGTCAAAGTAAACGGTAAACGGGTGAAAGATGGATCTCACAGGCTTTCTATTGGAGATGTTCTTCAGGTTTATTACCTGGGCGACTCATCAAGAATGAAAAGGCTGGAAGAGACCAGAGAACTTACACCCCGGAAGATTCCGCTCGATATCATCTACGAAGACGATGCCATTATCGCGTTGGATAAACCGGCCGGTATCTCGGTGCATCCAGGAAAGGGGATACAGATAGTAACGCTGATCGAAGGCCTGCTGGCCTACGGAAGAGAAAAAGGGTTCGAACCTCACCCAGTTCACAGGCTCGACAAACACACATCCGGCGTTATCCTGTTCTCGAAGTCCCTGGCTTCGGCCAGGGAAGTTTCCAGGTTGTTTAGAGAACACAAAGTCGAGAAGATCTACCTTACACTGGTTAAAGATTTTCCGCAAGCCGAGAATGGAAGGCTTGAATCCATGAGCGAAGGGGTCCTCGAAGCGCTCGAGTATTCACTCGAGAAGCGTTATAGAGAAGTATCGTTGCTCAAGGTGCGTCTTCACACAGGAAAGAAGCATCAAATCAGGCGCCAGATGGCCCAAATCGGCTGCCCCGTCGCCGGGGACGATGTTTACGGCGACAGGACATTCAATAGGAACTTCAAAAAGGCCAGCGGTTTGAAAAGGTATTTTCTCCACTGCCAGCACCTTGGATTTACGTACAGTTCGGGATCGAAGATAACTGTGGATTCAAAACTACCAGAGGATCTACTTAAGGTCCTGGCGTCACTCGAATGA
- the acpP gene encoding acyl carrier protein: MTQDEVFDRVKTIIAEKLGIEEDEIAIDSDLTEDLGADSLDLVDLVMAFEDEFNLKVEDEQIENISTVGDIVEQISKGLKLEE, translated from the coding sequence TTGACGCAAGACGAGGTTTTTGACAGGGTAAAGACCATAATAGCCGAAAAACTCGGTATTGAAGAGGATGAAATAGCGATCGATTCCGATTTGACCGAGGATCTTGGAGCCGATTCCCTGGATCTTGTCGATCTGGTAATGGCTTTTGAAGATGAGTTCAATTTGAAGGTCGAAGATGAGCAGATCGAAAATATCTCCACGGTTGGAGATATAGTTGAGCAGATAAGCAAGGGTCTCAAATTAGAAGAGTGA
- a CDS encoding purine-nucleoside phosphorylase, which translates to MLNYFQIASSMIRDIGMKPKIALILGSGLGYLTCEFQNSTAVYYSQIPGFPASTVQGHSGRFIFGNFHGIPSVAMEGRFHFYEGHEIRDVVSPIYLFKEMGIERLLITNASGGINKTYSPGEIVAIRDIINLGFRNPLRGPNEEKFGVRFPDMSSVVDLEWLARLRERLCRDGHELKEGTYIWTLGPSYESPSEIKSFEFLGADMVGMSTVPELIAANHCRMKTLALSCVTNMASGILKEKLSHDDVVRTANRIRHRFSDIVGKALEVLKEIDDE; encoded by the coding sequence ATGTTGAATTATTTCCAGATAGCGAGTTCAATGATTAGAGATATCGGAATGAAGCCGAAAATTGCTCTAATTCTCGGGTCGGGGCTAGGATACCTTACGTGCGAGTTTCAGAATAGCACAGCTGTATATTACTCGCAGATACCGGGTTTTCCAGCTTCAACTGTGCAGGGACATTCGGGAAGGTTTATTTTCGGTAACTTTCACGGTATTCCATCGGTTGCGATGGAAGGACGGTTTCACTTTTACGAAGGTCACGAAATCAGAGATGTTGTATCTCCCATTTATCTTTTCAAGGAGATGGGGATCGAACGCCTTTTGATAACCAATGCCTCCGGAGGTATCAACAAGACTTATTCGCCCGGAGAAATCGTCGCGATAAGAGACATAATCAATCTCGGATTCAGGAATCCTCTAAGAGGGCCGAACGAAGAAAAATTTGGTGTCAGGTTCCCCGATATGTCCTCCGTTGTGGATCTTGAATGGCTCGCCCGTCTCAGGGAAAGGCTTTGCCGGGATGGACACGAACTGAAGGAGGGGACCTATATCTGGACACTCGGACCCTCTTATGAAAGTCCTTCGGAGATAAAATCGTTCGAGTTTCTAGGAGCCGACATGGTAGGTATGTCCACGGTGCCGGAATTGATAGCCGCCAACCATTGCAGAATGAAGACCCTAGCGCTTTCATGTGTAACGAATATGGCTTCGGGAATTCTCAAGGAAAAACTGTCGCACGACGATGTTGTTAGAACGGCCAATAGAATAAGACACAGATTCAGCGATATTGTTGGCAAGGCGCTGGAAGTTTTAAAGGAGATCGATGATGAATAG
- a CDS encoding DHH family phosphoesterase, producing the protein MNRTMNAVFSRLLQAQNIMVCGHIMPDGDCISSVVSLSMGLEKLGKKTTMAIDWKIPSVFSPFPQVGRIVDYSHYSARVEDPELLVIVDASSPDRIGRFERLLRYGVPSILIDHHATNTHFANLCWVEPSYSSTAQMIFDLLKLMEVSYDSDLALMNYIGIATDTGFFRYSNANSTVFEAAAELVKLGADPCLVATAILETRRLEEFFLERDAIDNLRLLSNDRFAYSYLKAEDFERYSLREDDFGGFVGDLRSIATVEVALFASESVRGEAHVSLRSKSYFDVSSVAVAFGGGGHPRAAGFTLKYDGDLEEALQEAVEFISRRLETHPKNTIL; encoded by the coding sequence ATGAATAGAACCATGAACGCGGTTTTTTCGAGGTTACTTCAGGCTCAAAATATAATGGTTTGCGGCCACATAATGCCGGATGGAGATTGCATATCTTCGGTGGTATCGCTCTCCATGGGACTTGAAAAATTGGGAAAGAAGACGACAATGGCCATTGATTGGAAGATTCCGTCGGTATTTTCACCTTTTCCTCAGGTAGGTAGGATTGTCGATTATTCCCACTATTCAGCTCGGGTAGAAGATCCCGAGCTGTTGGTAATCGTCGACGCGTCTTCACCAGACAGAATCGGAAGGTTCGAAAGATTACTCCGTTATGGAGTGCCTTCGATTCTTATTGATCACCACGCGACCAACACTCACTTCGCCAATCTCTGCTGGGTCGAGCCTTCCTATTCATCTACCGCACAGATGATCTTCGATCTCTTGAAGTTGATGGAAGTTTCTTATGATAGCGATCTGGCTCTGATGAACTATATCGGAATAGCTACCGACACGGGTTTTTTCCGTTATTCCAACGCTAACAGCACGGTGTTCGAAGCCGCAGCCGAGCTTGTAAAACTCGGTGCAGATCCATGTCTGGTCGCCACCGCCATTCTCGAAACTCGAAGGCTGGAAGAGTTTTTTCTTGAGAGAGACGCCATTGACAACCTGAGGTTGCTTTCGAACGACAGGTTTGCGTACTCTTATCTCAAGGCCGAAGATTTCGAGAGATACTCTCTGAGGGAGGATGATTTCGGAGGCTTCGTGGGTGATTTGCGATCCATAGCGACCGTTGAGGTAGCCCTTTTTGCTTCGGAATCTGTAAGAGGCGAGGCACACGTATCATTGCGCTCGAAGAGCTATTTCGACGTCAGCTCTGTCGCAGTGGCATTTGGAGGGGGCGGGCACCCCAGGGCTGCCGGTTTTACGCTCAAGTACGATGGCGACCTTGAAGAGGCACTTCAGGAGGCCGTCGAGTTTATAAGTAGAAGGCTGGAGACGCACCCGAAAAACACTATACTATGA
- a CDS encoding site-2 protease family protein — translation MLEMLRNFISLTPAIIVAILTHEYSHYYLARYFDRTRTEWSKPGFIRRIDPVGLLMYYLFKFGWSRPYPVNYWKLRKLGYSKAILTALSGSLGNFVVGLLAGLIFYLSGLHRYSTLMPDYLSSYPLSYFADVIYWVMFIDLSTAFFNLLPIPPLDGANIITVIVPESYVNWLVKYELYGILVLLVLSLIGVIQLIMWPVTQFIQILSWLIV, via the coding sequence ATGCTAGAGATGCTTAGGAATTTTATCTCTCTGACACCGGCGATAATCGTAGCCATTCTTACTCATGAGTATTCGCATTACTATCTGGCCCGCTATTTCGACAGAACGAGAACCGAGTGGAGCAAACCGGGCTTTATAAGAAGGATAGACCCCGTTGGCCTGTTGATGTACTATCTCTTCAAATTCGGTTGGTCTAGACCCTATCCCGTTAACTACTGGAAACTGAGAAAGCTCGGCTACTCGAAGGCGATATTGACGGCCCTTTCGGGCTCTCTGGGTAACTTCGTCGTAGGTCTTCTGGCCGGTCTGATTTTCTATCTTTCAGGTCTTCACAGGTATTCCACCCTGATGCCCGACTACCTTAGTAGTTACCCGTTGAGTTATTTCGCAGACGTGATCTACTGGGTAATGTTCATCGATCTGAGCACTGCTTTCTTCAATCTTTTGCCCATTCCGCCTCTGGACGGTGCCAACATCATCACTGTGATCGTTCCAGAAAGCTATGTAAACTGGCTCGTGAAATACGAGCTGTACGGCATACTTGTCCTCCTGGTGCTTTCTCTCATCGGCGTGATCCAGCTCATCATGTGGCCCGTTACCCAGTTCATTCAGATCCTTTCCTGGCTCATAGTATAG
- the rsmI gene encoding 16S rRNA (cytidine(1402)-2'-O)-methyltransferase has protein sequence MDPQFGRLYLVGTPIGNLEDITLRALRILGEVELVVAEDTRRASSLMSALELKRKEIISFNMHNQSRRIPILLGRLKNGEKIALVSDAGMPVISDPGATLVRICRENGIEVDVIPGPSAVTTAVALSGFPGANFTFLGFLPRGKNRRRLFRRISTGTFEESLIVFFESPYRLLETLRDLLETLGDRDIFVAREMTKKFQESLNGKISEIIAHFASSEPVGELTVVVSGRSGENARDA, from the coding sequence ATGGATCCACAATTTGGAAGACTTTACCTTGTAGGCACACCGATAGGAAACCTGGAGGACATAACTCTCCGTGCCCTGAGAATATTGGGAGAGGTAGAGCTGGTTGTTGCCGAAGATACCAGGAGAGCATCGAGTCTCATGAGTGCCCTTGAATTGAAGCGCAAAGAGATAATCTCGTTCAACATGCATAACCAGTCCCGTCGGATACCGATTCTTCTTGGCCGTCTGAAAAACGGTGAAAAGATCGCTCTGGTGAGCGATGCCGGAATGCCGGTGATATCCGACCCCGGCGCAACGCTGGTAAGAATCTGCCGCGAGAACGGCATCGAAGTGGATGTAATCCCCGGTCCGAGCGCGGTCACAACGGCTGTCGCTCTGAGCGGTTTTCCGGGCGCCAACTTCACTTTCTTGGGGTTTCTACCCAGAGGAAAGAATCGACGAAGGCTTTTCAGAAGGATCTCCACGGGGACGTTCGAAGAAAGTTTGATCGTTTTCTTCGAATCGCCGTACAGACTTTTGGAGACGCTGAGAGATCTGCTGGAGACACTGGGTGATAGGGATATCTTCGTCGCCAGAGAAATGACCAAGAAGTTTCAGGAATCCCTCAATGGAAAAATCTCAGAAATCATAGCCCATTTCGCTTCGAGTGAACCTGTTGGAGAACTGACGGTTGTAGTTTCCGGAAGGAGCGGTGAAAATGCTAGAGATGCTTAG
- the rsmG gene encoding 16S rRNA (guanine(527)-N(7))-methyltransferase RsmG, translated as MNFWDSFSSDICERFQRLVDLLISSPHNLTSVKDREKAMIIHIEDSLLAFEGRKLEGSYIDIGSGGGIPGLVLAIAFPETEWVLVDSITKKVREIERFSSILSLSNVTAVASRIEEYSKESSRFDGAVMRAVARGDVALELAAPLIERGGVIYLYKGPGWEDEKRFAFLASAKLGLQFRDEMSYRLSDGSSRKLVIFKKVSETPKGFPRKPGMASKFPLGEK; from the coding sequence ATGAATTTTTGGGATTCTTTTTCTAGCGACATTTGTGAAAGATTTCAACGACTGGTAGATCTATTGATTTCTTCTCCCCACAATTTGACCTCCGTAAAGGACCGAGAAAAGGCTATGATTATCCACATCGAAGATTCTCTTTTGGCCTTCGAAGGCCGTAAACTCGAAGGGAGCTACATCGATATCGGCAGCGGAGGCGGTATCCCCGGGCTGGTTCTCGCGATTGCCTTTCCCGAAACTGAGTGGGTGCTAGTGGATTCAATTACGAAAAAAGTGAGGGAGATAGAGAGGTTTTCATCGATACTTTCCCTATCAAACGTAACGGCCGTGGCTTCAAGGATCGAGGAGTATTCGAAAGAGAGCTCAAGGTTTGATGGCGCCGTCATGAGGGCTGTTGCTAGAGGTGATGTGGCGCTGGAATTGGCCGCACCGCTGATTGAAAGGGGAGGTGTGATATACCTGTACAAAGGGCCAGGTTGGGAGGACGAAAAACGCTTTGCTTTCTTAGCCTCGGCCAAATTGGGATTACAGTTTCGGGACGAGATGAGTTACAGGCTTTCGGATGGCTCATCCAGAAAACTTGTAATCTTCAAGAAGGTCTCCGAAACGCCGAAAGGTTTCCCGAGGAAGCCCGGCATGGCATCAAAATTTCCTTTGGGAGAGAAGTGA
- the folE2 gene encoding GTP cyclohydrolase FolE2: MRDVQNERDRRNIRINMVGIKSIKYPIIVMDRAFGNQQTVGTFDLFVDLPKDFRGTHMSRFVEVLERHHKKITPKNMESILEDMRQALNADVAHIEVEFPYFMRKKAPVSDSESFSSFICSFISRKDGDFDFVLRVRVPVMTVCPCSKEISDRGAHNQRAEVTVSVRMNSLIWIEEIIDIVEASASAPTYSLLKREDEKYITEHSYDNPRFVEDLSREVVIKLNKDSRVDWYRVEVLSQESIHNHEAYACIEKGSR, encoded by the coding sequence GTGAGAGATGTTCAGAATGAGAGAGATAGACGAAACATAAGAATAAACATGGTCGGTATCAAATCAATCAAATATCCGATAATAGTTATGGATAGGGCATTTGGCAATCAACAAACGGTAGGAACCTTCGATCTGTTCGTGGATCTTCCAAAGGATTTTCGGGGGACCCACATGTCCAGATTTGTAGAGGTTCTCGAGAGGCACCACAAAAAGATCACTCCGAAGAACATGGAGTCTATTCTCGAGGATATGAGGCAGGCTTTGAATGCCGATGTTGCCCATATAGAGGTCGAGTTTCCATACTTCATGAGAAAGAAGGCTCCGGTAAGCGACAGCGAAAGTTTCAGCTCTTTCATCTGCTCCTTCATATCCAGGAAGGATGGTGACTTCGATTTCGTTCTTCGCGTTCGCGTTCCGGTTATGACGGTCTGCCCCTGTTCAAAAGAGATAAGTGACAGGGGCGCCCATAATCAAAGGGCCGAAGTGACGGTTTCAGTAAGGATGAACTCCTTGATATGGATAGAAGAGATAATCGACATAGTCGAAGCCTCTGCCAGTGCACCGACATATTCGCTCCTCAAGAGAGAAGACGAAAAATACATAACTGAACACTCTTACGACAATCCGAGGTTCGTGGAGGATCTTTCCAGAGAAGTCGTTATCAAGCTAAATAAAGATTCGCGTGTCGATTGGTATCGAGTCGAGGTTCTTAGTCAGGAATCGATTCACAACCATGAGGCTTACGCTTGCATTGAGAAGGGCTCCAGATGA
- the lepB gene encoding signal peptidase I — protein MKSEKTSGKKGSRFLHEVKEWGKAILYAVVFGTIIRLFVFETMLVPTGSMIPTINPPARLFVEKITYSYREPDYGDIVVFWTPYVDIESQKYLRGFDKFMDFFSPAEFKGHVKYVKRLVGKPGDTIELRKAPDYTAARPVYQLYVNGEVPPQLEDRRYVKEGIFNDTRFYFGLAHPDDASVRFSPYYRLFQAYKGLIEYTEYYDSVLAPLGMEKYIKTDPETGSVLVTVPDGFRFMMGDNSTESFDSRYFGFVPERAIVGSPMLTIWPLEDFGPLKK, from the coding sequence GTGAAATCGGAGAAGACTTCTGGTAAAAAAGGATCGCGATTTCTTCACGAGGTTAAAGAGTGGGGAAAGGCGATCCTTTATGCCGTGGTCTTCGGTACAATAATTCGTCTGTTCGTCTTTGAAACTATGCTCGTACCGACTGGGTCGATGATCCCAACGATAAATCCACCCGCCAGGCTTTTTGTGGAAAAGATAACTTACTCTTACAGAGAACCGGATTACGGAGATATAGTGGTCTTCTGGACACCTTATGTGGATATCGAATCGCAGAAATATCTGAGGGGATTCGACAAGTTCATGGATTTCTTCTCGCCCGCGGAGTTTAAAGGCCATGTGAAATACGTCAAAAGACTGGTCGGAAAGCCCGGTGATACAATTGAACTGCGTAAAGCCCCCGATTATACAGCTGCCCGACCGGTTTACCAGTTATATGTCAACGGAGAAGTTCCACCTCAACTCGAAGACAGGAGATACGTGAAAGAAGGTATATTCAACGATACCAGATTTTATTTCGGACTGGCCCATCCAGATGACGCTTCAGTGAGGTTCTCTCCCTATTATAGATTGTTTCAGGCGTATAAGGGGCTGATTGAGTACACAGAATACTACGACTCCGTGCTTGCTCCGCTCGGTATGGAGAAGTACATAAAGACCGATCCCGAAACCGGTTCAGTTCTGGTTACCGTCCCCGATGGATTCCGGTTCATGATGGGTGATAACTCGACGGAGAGTTTCGACAGCAGGTATTTCGGCTTTGTGCCAGAAAGGGCGATTGTTGGCAGTCCTATGTTGACCATATGGCCATTGGAGGATTTCGGTCCGCTAAAAAAATAA
- the rplS gene encoding 50S ribosomal protein L19, which translates to MDQYIRSLENEFMRQDLPEIGPGDTVRVSVRIKEGNKERVQAFEGIVMGIRGSGTGKSFTVRRVGAAGVGVERIFPFTSPSLEKIEILRKGKVRRAKIYYIRNVKGKVKIKEKRD; encoded by the coding sequence ATGGATCAGTACATAAGATCTCTGGAAAATGAATTTATGAGGCAAGACCTTCCCGAAATCGGCCCGGGTGACACCGTAAGGGTCAGTGTAAGAATAAAGGAAGGAAATAAAGAGAGGGTACAGGCTTTCGAAGGAATAGTCATGGGAATAAGGGGCAGCGGAACGGGGAAGTCCTTCACTGTCAGAAGAGTTGGAGCGGCGGGTGTGGGAGTCGAAAGAATATTCCCGTTTACCAGTCCTTCTCTGGAAAAAATTGAAATCCTCAGAAAGGGTAAAGTCAGAAGAGCGAAGATATACTACATACGAAATGTGAAGGGTAAGGTAAAGATAAAAGAGAAAAGGGACTGA